Proteins encoded by one window of Listeria cossartiae subsp. cossartiae:
- a CDS encoding ATP synthase F0 subunit C (Produces ATP from ADP in the presence of a proton gradient across the membrane. Subunit C is part of the membrane proton channel F0) produces MDLVVACSVIGAALAIGLATLGAAIGQGIAVSRATEIIGKNPNAKKEVMGGLFLGLLMIVALMLFALAIAVILLWVNPFI; encoded by the coding sequence ATGGATTTAGTAGTTGCATGTAGCGTAATTGGCGCCGCACTCGCAATTGGGCTTGCGACTTTGGGAGCTGCAATTGGACAAGGAATCGCGGTCAGTAGAGCAACAGAAATTATCGGAAAAAACCCAAATGCAAAAAAAGAAGTTATGGGAGGTCTTTTCCTAGGGCTTCTAATGATTGTGGCATTAATGCTTTTTGCACTAGCAATCGCAGTCATCTTGCTTTGGGTTAATCCGTTTATATGA